In one window of Mesorhizobium sp. B2-1-1 DNA:
- a CDS encoding transglycosylase domain-containing protein has translation MVSPEPRKRRGAIAARLLALDAWIDSSLYEIGFKARQFWEGATIFSRRFRVNGWRRGIVELLSEGFTLGAGGIVVMLALAIPAFQDTAGDWRAQGDFAVTFLDRYGNEIGQRGIIQRDSVPVDEMPDHVIKAVLATEDRRFFDHYGIDVLGLSRAIFENVRANSVVQGGSSITQQLAKNLFLTNERTFERKIKEAFLSLWLEANLSKKEILQLYLDRAYMGGGTFGIEAAADFYFGKSVKDLNLAEAAMLAGLFKAPTKYAPHINLPAARARANVVLSNLVDSGFMTEGQVLQARLHPADVVDRGEQKSPDYFLDWAFDEVKKIAKPGQHSLVAHTTFDANIQKAAEESVEFHLRQFGKEYNVTEGAVVVIETNGAVRAIVGGRDYGASQFNRATKALRQTGSSFKPYVYATAMEHGFTPNSIVSGGPISWGSWSPHNYGGESAGKVPLIVAMAKSINTVPVRLAKDYLGIGPIKAMAESFGVESPLEAHKTMVLGTSGMTVMDQATGYSVFAQNGFVGSRHGITQLVTRTGEVVYDFAKDAPPPHRVLSEQALKSMNTMLVAVPAMGTARRAQIPNIVVAGKTGTTQSYRDAWFVGFTGNYTAAVWLGNDDFTPTKNMTGGSLPAMVWQRLMVYAHQNIDLKPIPGIDKPFVDEEIAAKAAEAQKKSEEQAAADAAAERPPVLSSRTTQTLRDMTHLFETARRLGASAPPETLSAL, from the coding sequence ATGGTCAGTCCTGAACCACGCAAGAGAAGAGGTGCGATCGCCGCTCGGCTGCTGGCGCTCGACGCATGGATCGATTCCTCTCTCTACGAGATCGGGTTCAAGGCGCGCCAGTTCTGGGAGGGCGCGACGATTTTCTCGCGGCGCTTTCGCGTCAACGGCTGGCGCCGTGGCATCGTCGAGCTGTTGAGCGAAGGTTTCACGCTTGGCGCCGGCGGCATCGTCGTCATGCTGGCGCTGGCTATTCCCGCCTTCCAGGACACGGCCGGCGACTGGCGCGCCCAGGGCGACTTCGCCGTTACCTTCCTCGACCGTTATGGCAACGAGATCGGCCAACGCGGCATCATCCAGCGCGATTCCGTGCCGGTCGACGAAATGCCCGATCATGTCATCAAGGCGGTGCTTGCCACCGAGGACCGGCGTTTCTTCGACCATTACGGCATCGACGTTCTTGGCCTGTCGCGCGCAATCTTCGAAAATGTGCGGGCAAACTCCGTCGTCCAGGGCGGCTCCAGCATCACGCAGCAGCTCGCCAAGAACCTGTTCCTGACCAATGAGCGCACCTTCGAGCGCAAGATCAAGGAAGCCTTCCTGTCGCTGTGGCTCGAAGCCAATCTGTCGAAGAAGGAAATCTTGCAGCTCTATCTCGACCGCGCCTATATGGGCGGCGGCACATTCGGCATCGAGGCGGCGGCGGACTTCTATTTCGGCAAGAGCGTCAAGGACCTCAATCTCGCCGAGGCGGCGATGCTTGCAGGCCTGTTCAAGGCGCCGACCAAATACGCGCCGCACATCAACCTGCCGGCGGCGCGCGCGCGCGCCAATGTGGTGCTGTCCAATCTCGTCGATTCCGGCTTCATGACCGAGGGCCAGGTGCTGCAGGCAAGACTGCATCCGGCCGATGTCGTCGACCGCGGCGAACAGAAGAGCCCCGATTATTTCCTCGACTGGGCCTTCGACGAGGTGAAGAAGATCGCCAAGCCCGGGCAGCACTCGCTGGTGGCGCACACCACCTTCGACGCCAACATCCAGAAGGCTGCGGAAGAGTCGGTGGAGTTCCACCTGCGCCAGTTCGGCAAGGAGTACAACGTCACCGAAGGGGCCGTGGTGGTCATCGAGACCAACGGTGCGGTGCGCGCGATCGTCGGCGGCCGCGACTATGGCGCCAGCCAGTTCAACCGCGCCACCAAGGCGCTGCGCCAGACCGGCTCCTCCTTTAAGCCCTACGTCTATGCAACGGCGATGGAGCACGGCTTTACGCCGAATTCGATCGTATCAGGCGGGCCGATCAGCTGGGGCAGCTGGTCGCCGCACAATTACGGTGGCGAGTCGGCGGGCAAGGTCCCGCTGATCGTGGCCATGGCCAAGTCGATCAACACGGTGCCCGTGCGGCTTGCCAAGGACTATCTCGGCATCGGGCCGATCAAGGCGATGGCGGAATCATTCGGCGTGGAATCGCCGCTCGAAGCGCACAAGACCATGGTGCTCGGCACCTCGGGCATGACCGTGATGGACCAGGCGACGGGCTACAGCGTGTTCGCGCAGAACGGCTTCGTCGGCTCCAGGCATGGCATCACGCAGCTCGTCACCCGCACCGGCGAGGTGGTCTACGATTTCGCCAAGGATGCGCCGCCGCCGCATCGCGTGCTGTCCGAGCAGGCGCTGAAATCGATGAACACCATGCTTGTCGCGGTACCGGCGATGGGTACCGCCAGGCGCGCGCAGATCCCCAACATCGTCGTCGCCGGCAAGACCGGCACGACGCAATCCTACCGCGATGCCTGGTTCGTCGGCTTCACCGGCAACTACACGGCGGCCGTCTGGCTGGGCAACGACGATTTCACGCCGACCAAGAACATGACAGGCGGCTCGCTGCCGGCGATGGTGTGGCAGCGGCTCATGGTCTATGCGCATCAGAACATCGACCTCAAGCCTATCCCCGGCATCGACAAGCCCTTCGTCGACGAGGAGATCGCGGCCAAGGCCGCGGAAGCGCAGAAGAAGAGCGAGGAACAGGCAGCGGCCGATGCCGCCGCCGAACGGCCGCCGGTGCTGTCCAGCCGGACGACACAGACGCTCAGGGACATGACCCACCTGTTCGAAACGGCGCGCAGGCTCGGTGCATCGGCTCCGCCCGAAACGCTGTCGGCGCTGTGA
- a CDS encoding DUF1214 domain-containing protein: MLKNAFLTLLSLAIAIGGGGASVWYALKMQDGVGAIRIGQWTAFPDIGTPAADPYSKARVAREGVLALGRAEGLSFVAEEDAAGGELRRECTYTIEGGFPTARFWTLYAADQSLGVVETGKSRLAALQSYGVLRQSDNSVLISVGHHPMPGNWLLTDGSGRMYFVLTFYDTPIASSTGLSDVSLPKITKVGCDA; encoded by the coding sequence ATGCTCAAGAACGCCTTCCTGACGCTGCTTTCGCTTGCCATAGCCATCGGCGGCGGCGGCGCCAGCGTCTGGTATGCGCTGAAAATGCAGGACGGCGTCGGGGCGATCAGGATCGGCCAGTGGACCGCCTTTCCCGATATCGGCACACCCGCAGCCGACCCCTATTCCAAGGCCCGCGTGGCGCGCGAGGGCGTGCTCGCGCTCGGCCGCGCCGAAGGGCTGTCCTTTGTCGCCGAGGAGGACGCAGCTGGCGGAGAACTCAGGCGCGAATGTACCTACACGATCGAAGGCGGATTTCCGACCGCCCGATTCTGGACCCTCTACGCCGCCGACCAATCGCTCGGCGTGGTCGAGACCGGCAAATCGCGGCTTGCCGCGCTTCAATCCTATGGCGTGCTGCGCCAATCCGACAATTCGGTGCTCATTTCCGTCGGCCATCACCCGATGCCCGGCAATTGGCTGCTGACCGACGGTTCCGGCAGGATGTATTTCGTTTTGACATTCTACGACACGCCGATCGCCAGCAGCACCGGCCTGTCGGACGTTTCGCTGCCCAAGATCACCAAGGTCGGCTGCGATGCGTAG
- a CDS encoding DUF1254 domain-containing protein has protein sequence MRSVYAATRRLLHAVLLGLVGAGIVHIVVLLLVPEFSERDAWSRLSMTSDLYRMTRLDAEAGGAPVVKSVDPLFYATACRFDLDEGMVRIRAPGNVPFWSVSVYDRNGHNIYSFNDHTATGGKLDAVVLTPAQMIDIRRDLPEELQGAIFVEAPIDEGIFVIRSFVPDDSWKSIVSRFLEQSSCELQDF, from the coding sequence ATGCGTAGTGTCTATGCCGCGACGCGCAGACTTCTACATGCCGTCCTGCTCGGCCTCGTCGGCGCCGGCATCGTGCATATCGTCGTGCTGCTTCTGGTGCCTGAATTCTCGGAACGCGATGCCTGGTCGCGGCTGTCGATGACGTCGGATCTCTACCGGATGACCCGGCTCGATGCGGAGGCGGGCGGCGCGCCGGTGGTGAAATCGGTCGACCCGCTGTTTTATGCGACGGCTTGCCGGTTCGACCTCGATGAGGGAATGGTGAGGATCAGGGCGCCGGGCAATGTGCCCTTCTGGTCGGTGTCTGTCTATGACCGCAACGGCCACAACATCTATTCATTCAACGACCACACGGCGACCGGGGGCAAGCTGGATGCCGTGGTGCTGACGCCGGCGCAGATGATCGACATACGCAGGGACCTTCCCGAGGAGCTTCAGGGAGCGATCTTCGTCGAAGCGCCGATCGACGAGGGCATATTCGTCATCCGCAGCTTCGTGCCGGACGACAGCTGGAAGTCGATCGTGTCGCGCTTTCTGGAGCAGAGTTCGTGCGAGCTGCAGGACTTTTAG
- a CDS encoding DUF1491 family protein, whose translation MRVTTDLWVSALLRRVFGAGGFAAVVKRGATEAGAVFVLTRSRLGEIALYGPAPQTSYDSAKPDDRFFSLLATAADASVLDARLEREKKFDPDIWVVEIEAGAVPVEELISVKMS comes from the coding sequence ATGCGCGTGACCACGGATCTCTGGGTATCGGCCCTGTTGCGTCGGGTTTTCGGCGCGGGCGGGTTTGCCGCCGTGGTCAAGCGCGGCGCGACCGAAGCCGGCGCCGTGTTCGTTCTAACGCGGAGCCGGCTTGGTGAAATCGCTCTCTATGGGCCGGCGCCACAGACGAGCTACGATTCGGCCAAGCCCGACGACCGTTTCTTTAGCCTTCTCGCCACCGCCGCCGATGCTTCGGTGCTGGACGCCAGACTGGAACGCGAGAAGAAATTCGATCCCGACATCTGGGTGGTTGAGATCGAGGCCGGCGCTGTTCCTGTCGAGGAGCTTATTTCCGTGAAGATGTCCTGA
- a CDS encoding peptidoglycan-binding protein: protein MARSAKQPKAAKRRSNAFQDGAVAIGGMISRNPVLAGGSTAFLVTLFYVSANALWYQPFPHAGAFFATRSMQGVPHAAADEPETTFNIVRPGTAPAPVKGDPVVEQVQGILKDLDFYAGTVDGISGPNTRKAIQAYQQKVGLNTSGEIDALLLDQLGATPKTAAVPKPQPRPEVSQAVPVSLQTDTASQAPDPRIVKIQAGLKAFGNDDMQLDGVVGARTKAAIKEFQSLFGLPQTGEPDELVYVKMREIGLTN from the coding sequence ATGGCGCGCTCCGCAAAACAGCCTAAGGCGGCCAAGCGCCGCAGCAACGCCTTCCAGGACGGAGCCGTCGCCATCGGCGGCATGATTTCGCGCAATCCCGTCCTGGCGGGAGGGTCGACGGCATTCCTGGTGACGCTGTTCTACGTTTCGGCGAATGCGCTGTGGTACCAGCCTTTCCCGCATGCCGGCGCCTTCTTCGCGACCCGCAGCATGCAGGGCGTTCCGCACGCGGCCGCTGATGAGCCGGAGACCACCTTCAACATCGTGCGGCCAGGTACCGCGCCGGCGCCGGTCAAGGGCGATCCGGTGGTGGAGCAGGTGCAGGGCATATTGAAGGATCTCGATTTCTACGCCGGCACGGTCGACGGCATTTCCGGACCCAACACGCGCAAGGCGATCCAGGCCTATCAGCAGAAGGTTGGGCTCAACACGTCCGGCGAGATCGACGCGCTGCTGCTCGATCAGCTGGGCGCGACCCCGAAAACCGCCGCCGTGCCGAAACCGCAACCGCGTCCCGAAGTGTCGCAGGCGGTTCCAGTGTCGCTGCAGACCGATACGGCTTCCCAAGCGCCGGATCCTCGCATTGTCAAGATACAGGCCGGGCTCAAGGCCTTCGGCAATGACGACATGCAGCTCGACGGCGTCGTCGGCGCCCGTACCAAGGCGGCCATCAAGGAATTCCAGTCGCTGTTCGGCCTGCCGCAGACCGGCGAGCCCGACGAACTGGTCTATGTCAAGATGCGCGAGATCGGCCTGACCAACTGA
- a CDS encoding sensor histidine kinase, translated as MVHPSILGLDDRERQRRFIGAMLAAPFFAAGAAVTLVTSGMGAAVTVAAIFAAFGLCWFIALLVAATGRMDLAGRAALAIAGLALAGLVAAAGGLSSPVAMLFVALPFEAWWIGASRRAALWGAVCAVVAILLQPVTATVLPHAAVPIAAWHWLLPLAWALTLVPRISAVRNTAAAADVGDTGDRLEDMIDAVVLRVARHGEVIDASAKARTLLKLPPQLLCGTGLFDRVHLSDRVSYLSALADMRDGALSRRLELRVRLPQDGNGQNGNGAADNYRPFSLELMRAQEQGDVFTLVLRENDEVARLREDLGAANDAAAAAEVAKGRFLAVVSHELRTPLNAIIGFSDMLLHEMFGAFKDPRQKEYVGLVRDSGQHLLAVVTSILDVSRIESGVYATEPEPFRFMEAVDMCQQMMRLQAQAKNIDLKAQIAPDAGEINADRRAVQQILINLVSNAIKFTPDGGDVVVGAKRIGSRLHFWVRDTGIGIAEEDFANLGKPFMQIQNDYTRRFEGTGLGLSLVKGLVALHEGTMSIESMPGEGTTVTISLPVNGPKGRPADKAGVLTMPLARAKGDGNGALRKTA; from the coding sequence ATGGTCCATCCCTCCATTCTTGGGCTGGACGACCGCGAGCGTCAGCGTCGCTTTATCGGCGCCATGCTGGCCGCTCCGTTCTTTGCCGCCGGTGCCGCGGTCACGCTCGTCACGTCAGGCATGGGCGCAGCCGTCACCGTGGCCGCCATCTTCGCGGCCTTTGGTCTTTGCTGGTTCATCGCCTTGCTGGTGGCCGCGACCGGCAGGATGGATCTGGCCGGCCGGGCCGCGCTGGCGATCGCGGGACTTGCGCTCGCCGGTCTTGTTGCCGCTGCCGGCGGGCTGAGCTCTCCGGTCGCGATGCTTTTCGTGGCGCTGCCGTTCGAAGCCTGGTGGATCGGCGCCTCGCGCCGCGCAGCGCTGTGGGGAGCCGTCTGCGCCGTCGTCGCCATTCTGTTGCAGCCTGTGACGGCAACCGTCCTCCCGCACGCCGCGGTGCCGATCGCCGCGTGGCACTGGCTGCTGCCATTGGCCTGGGCGCTGACGCTGGTGCCGCGTATATCGGCGGTTCGCAACACGGCGGCTGCGGCCGACGTAGGGGACACCGGCGATCGTCTGGAAGACATGATCGACGCGGTGGTCCTGCGCGTCGCCCGCCATGGCGAGGTTATCGATGCCTCGGCAAAGGCGCGTACGCTGTTGAAGCTGCCCCCGCAACTGCTTTGCGGAACCGGGCTTTTCGATCGCGTGCATCTCTCGGATCGCGTCTCCTATCTCAGTGCCTTGGCCGACATGCGAGACGGGGCGCTGTCGCGCAGGCTGGAGTTGCGCGTCAGGCTGCCGCAGGACGGCAATGGACAGAATGGCAATGGCGCGGCAGACAACTATCGGCCGTTTTCGCTCGAACTGATGCGCGCTCAGGAGCAGGGCGACGTTTTCACGCTTGTGCTGCGCGAGAACGACGAGGTCGCCCGGTTGCGCGAAGACCTCGGCGCCGCCAATGACGCGGCCGCCGCCGCCGAAGTGGCGAAAGGGCGCTTCCTGGCGGTGGTGAGCCACGAACTGCGCACGCCGCTCAATGCCATCATCGGATTCTCCGACATGCTGCTGCACGAGATGTTCGGCGCCTTCAAGGATCCACGGCAGAAGGAATATGTCGGTCTGGTGCGCGATTCCGGCCAGCATCTGCTTGCCGTCGTAACCTCCATTCTCGACGTGTCGCGGATCGAATCGGGCGTCTATGCGACCGAACCGGAGCCATTCCGCTTCATGGAAGCCGTCGACATGTGTCAGCAGATGATGCGGCTCCAGGCGCAGGCCAAGAACATCGATCTCAAGGCGCAGATCGCGCCGGACGCCGGCGAAATCAACGCCGACCGGCGCGCCGTGCAGCAGATCCTCATCAATCTCGTCTCGAATGCGATCAAGTTCACGCCCGATGGCGGCGATGTCGTCGTCGGTGCCAAGCGGATCGGTTCGCGCCTGCATTTCTGGGTGCGGGACACCGGCATCGGTATCGCCGAGGAAGATTTCGCCAATCTCGGCAAGCCGTTCATGCAGATCCAGAACGACTATACCCGTCGTTTCGAGGGGACCGGCCTTGGCCTGTCGCTGGTCAAGGGACTGGTGGCGCTGCACGAAGGCACCATGTCGATCGAAAGCATGCCGGGCGAGGGCACCACGGTCACCATCAGCCTGCCGGTGAACGGGCCGAAAGGGCGGCCGGCGGACAAGGCCGGGGTGCTGACGATGCCGCTGGCCAGGGCGAAAGGGGACGGAAATGGCGCGCTCCGCAAAACAGCCTAA
- a CDS encoding DUF5330 domain-containing protein, with protein MFFLMRMAFWFSLVLLALPLGVGPGEPGQESVGPIQALFAARDAVGDIAGICERKPDVCETGKSAMHTITARAKETAKIAAAMLDDKSAGPDISTMTGSVPEEVVLPETVNLPVKN; from the coding sequence ATGTTCTTCCTGATGAGAATGGCTTTCTGGTTTTCGCTGGTGCTGCTGGCACTGCCGCTGGGCGTCGGTCCCGGCGAGCCGGGCCAGGAAAGCGTAGGACCGATCCAGGCCCTGTTCGCAGCCCGCGACGCGGTCGGCGACATCGCCGGTATTTGCGAACGCAAGCCCGATGTCTGTGAGACCGGCAAGTCGGCAATGCACACCATCACCGCAAGGGCCAAGGAGACAGCCAAGATCGCGGCCGCCATGCTGGACGACAAGTCCGCAGGCCCCGACATCTCCACAATGACCGGCAGCGTTCCCGAAGAAGTCGTCTTGCCCGAGACAGTCAACCTGCCGGTAAAGAATTAA
- a CDS encoding SufE family protein: MTTTIQTIRDDFSFLDEWEDRYRYVIELGEALPPFPDEERTAANKVPGCVSQVWLTTERGPGGDPVITFRGDSDAHIVRGLVAIMLALFSGKTASEIQKIDAEATLKALGLDEHLSPQRANGLRSMVKRIRRDAEAALEQTA; the protein is encoded by the coding sequence ATGACGACCACGATCCAGACGATCCGCGACGACTTCTCATTCCTTGACGAATGGGAGGACCGCTATCGTTATGTCATCGAACTCGGCGAGGCGCTGCCGCCATTCCCGGATGAGGAACGCACCGCCGCCAACAAGGTGCCGGGCTGCGTCAGCCAGGTCTGGCTGACCACCGAACGGGGACCGGGCGGCGATCCGGTCATCACCTTCAGGGGCGATTCGGACGCCCATATCGTACGCGGGCTGGTGGCGATCATGCTGGCGCTGTTCTCCGGCAAGACCGCCAGCGAGATCCAGAAAATCGATGCGGAAGCGACGCTGAAGGCGCTCGGCCTGGACGAGCACCTGTCGCCGCAGCGCGCCAACGGCCTTCGTTCGATGGTCAAGCGCATCAGGCGCGACGCAGAGGCCGCACTCGAGCAGACGGCCTGA
- a CDS encoding MucR family transcriptional regulator, which produces MDIVETPSRNSDALIELTADVVAAYVSNNPVPVGELPNLISDVHAALGRVGGTAEQPPADKQKPAVNPKRSVHDDYIVCLEDGKKFKSLKRHLMTHYDLTPDQYREKWNLDPSYPMVAPNYAAARSQLAKKMGLGRKRKAR; this is translated from the coding sequence ATGGATATTGTCGAAACACCTTCCAGAAACAGCGACGCGCTGATCGAGCTGACCGCCGACGTGGTGGCCGCCTATGTCAGCAACAATCCCGTGCCGGTCGGCGAACTGCCGAACCTCATCTCCGATGTCCATGCTGCTCTCGGGCGTGTGGGCGGAACCGCCGAACAGCCGCCCGCCGACAAGCAGAAGCCGGCAGTGAACCCGAAGCGCTCGGTTCATGACGACTACATCGTTTGCCTTGAAGACGGCAAAAAGTTCAAGTCGCTCAAGCGTCACCTGATGACTCATTATGATCTGACGCCGGATCAGTATCGCGAAAAGTGGAACCTCGACCCGAGCTACCCGATGGTTGCCCCGAACTACGCGGCCGCCCGCTCCCAGCTCGCCAAGAAGATGGGGCTCGGCCGCAAGCGCAAGGCCCGCTAA
- a CDS encoding SH3 domain-containing protein: protein MYIYARTVAALAVVSATMAIAGQSHATVFAAWQVANVPFGDTLNVRKYPSGTSQKQAAYPNGTVLQMTGRCTGGTNLLDIANQPAWKQQQAVRYRWCEVWHDPAKNGGFVTGWAYGKYIAPY, encoded by the coding sequence ATGTATATCTATGCTCGCACCGTCGCGGCTCTCGCCGTCGTTTCCGCAACTATGGCCATCGCCGGCCAATCTCATGCGACCGTATTCGCCGCTTGGCAAGTGGCCAACGTGCCGTTCGGCGACACGCTCAACGTGCGCAAATATCCCTCGGGCACGTCCCAGAAACAGGCCGCATATCCGAACGGCACCGTTTTGCAGATGACCGGACGATGCACTGGCGGGACGAACCTGCTCGACATCGCCAATCAGCCGGCATGGAAGCAGCAGCAGGCGGTTCGCTATCGCTGGTGCGAAGTCTGGCATGATCCGGCGAAGAACGGCGGTTTTGTCACCGGGTGGGCCTATGGCAAATACATCGCCCCGTATTGA